CGACAGGCTGCCTCGGTCGGTACCCCGCAAGGCGGTCAAGATCAGCTGGCGCAATGCGGACATTTCCATCAAGCAGGGGAACAACCTTGGATTTTTGGATTTGCCTGATCCAGGAAATCGCGTTCTCTCCCGTCTCCCTCCGGCCCGATGCCCGCTCCCTTGATTTTGCGCTCAAAAGTTCAAGATCCGTATCCAGCCTCTGGATCTGTGCGGAGAACCAGCTTGTGTCAGCGTCACGGCCATATGAATAGGCCAGCCGCGTCAGCTCTGTCATGGCCACGTTAATCTGCTGGGTGTCCGCCAGCAGGTCCTCCAAGTCCGCCGCATCAAACAAATCAATGAAAGAGGGGTCGATAATCAGAAGGTCATCGCCCTCGCGCGGCCGGAAGGCATAAAAATCAAGTGTACGGCAAAAAGAGGCAAGCCCTCCGCTTTGGGGCGGATAAGTCGGCTGCTGTCTATACAGATGGCGCCCCCGGTGCAGGTAGACACCAAAACTGGACGGACACCAGACCAGCACCAGCTCGGAATCCATCAGAAGGAGAAAATCGGCCGTCAGCCTGTTGCGTTCGACGATGGCAGGCAAGCGGTCAAGTCCGTTGATCTGGAGTTCGCGAAATGAAACAAGCCAGTACCGGAGCAAGGCCCGTGCCGACAGGACCAGGGCATGATCCCCGGGATCGGTCTGCAGGCCGGCGATCAGCTGGACCCGGCGGTTACCCGACATAACGTAATGGCGTTGTTCCTGTGTTGCCAGAACTCCGATATCACGATCATTCAACTGCAGGGTTTGCCTTGTACGATCGGCTTCGGCCAGATGGGCTGTTAATGTGGAGCGGATCACCTTGCTGTCTGTTCCCCTTGTTTATGCTGGACTGCCGCGAATTTTATCTTAGCACGATCAAGCACAGGCTTAATCGGTTGATTTTATCCGGTCAAATTCGTTTTCCAGGAGGCCGACTACAATCAAATCCAAATAAGACCCGCCCCGCCTCATGGCTTCCCTCAGCCGCCCTTCTTCAGTAAAACCCAGTCGCTTGAATAAGTTCAGGGAAGGGAGGTTCTCTTCCGCCAGCCGTGCGTAGACGCGGTGAAGTCCCAGCTCGTCAAAGGCATAAGTCAGTGCCAGCTTCACGGCCTCACTTGCCAATCCCCGCCCCCGCCATGCCCGACTGATAAGCATGATCCCCATCTCCGCATTTCCCATGGCATAATCCAGATCCGACAGGGTCACAAGCCCGATCGCCTCATTCTTATATCGGCAGGCAAAAACAAAATTCCTGACGCCGTCATTCCATTCATCCATGAGGGCCTGAAGCTGAGCGGACGTACGCGGAAGCAACAGATCCGGAAGGTAATAGTAGAGGGCTTCCGCATCAGCAAAAAAAGGAGCGACCCTCTCAAGATCTTCCTGAGTCAGAGGAGCCAGCAGGATCCGGTCGCCCTTTAATGGATTCTTTGGCCCCATGGCTTTTCCCTGATCTTTTTCCCCGTTCATGGTCGCTTATCCCCCCTGGCAAATGTCGTTCGGTGTTAGGTCCATTCATCATATCACCTGCCGGGATCCCCTAAAACAGCAAGGCCTTGAGACATAGCTGCCTCAAGGCTTAACTGGTGATCCACTGGGGATTCGAACCCCAGACCCCCTGATTAAAAGTCAGATGCTCTACCGACTGAGCTAGTGGATCATTTGGCTGGGATGGCAGGATTTGAACCTGCGAATGCGGGAGTCAAAGTCCCGTGCCTTACCGCTTGGCTACACCCCATCTTGATTGAGGAATGGTGGGGTGGAATACGAGATTCGAACTCGTGACCTCCAGGGCCACAACCTGGCACTCTAACCTGCTGAGCTAATTCCACCGTTTCCCCAAAAACATCTCATTGAGTGTAGCAAGCGGCCAGCCTGATGTCAAGGAATCCGGCGGCTCGGCCCTGCTGTCAGGCGGTGGGAATGGCGTGCCACATCTCCAGCTGCAGGAGATAGTCTTTGACGTCTACGCCCCCGCCGAAACCTATCAGCATCTGGTTGGAGCCAATGACCCGGTGGCAGGGAATGATGATGGGAAGCGGATT
This portion of the Fastidiosipila sp. genome encodes:
- a CDS encoding GNAT family N-acetyltransferase, translating into MNGEKDQGKAMGPKNPLKGDRILLAPLTQEDLERVAPFFADAEALYYYLPDLLLPRTSAQLQALMDEWNDGVRNFVFACRYKNEAIGLVTLSDLDYAMGNAEMGIMLISRAWRGRGLASEAVKLALTYAFDELGLHRVYARLAEENLPSLNLFKRLGFTEEGRLREAMRRGGSYLDLIVVGLLENEFDRIKSTD